Proteins from a single region of Streptomyces glaucescens:
- a CDS encoding protein-arginine deiminase domain-containing protein, with protein MRSRTRIHPAPVRRAVLAVAAAGSVLATPLTPAFAAPPAPAPDLRADVNRDGRVDVKGGTDTAGEDTWTVGRGAVTLPNLDDDTRRCPVTGPDGGPLSDAKLAACKDASDTKVNGTADAADLARVRSVPMPGVPADAKGSVRVTAGARHTHVFVKRSGAWVLVTSATRLTAAELRSGVEFGVEATDVIRDRAQWDGRTVIRLSVTSGGRTTSDSVTLRVAPLLTHHHLQNTQQVMVTKVRGAGEYGRLQREFVSGLAKEVKAAGITRPLVTFEKYGDPWAQDFVEPAYVSMTGPGGKRHVMRVLLRSAQLDREAGRELFEKVRGRDVGVVQVTDRTRPDDWSLNSMGNLETVPPYAHGGRSYPAGRIIMGWRKDSGEKPSPAMRTLLRSQGLQDPLLLDTSWLGVGHVDEFVQFLPAATPRGWRIGVADPLAGLRLLRDAQRDGHGATRMFSVPGLAGLPAPKETIDQALAARHFVADNTMAAERIAANLEILKRETGVTDAEIVRVPALYTREAETRAADGTEVPLPRLTRLGGSPLADTFQDHGQQKWLAPDGDRATGRARAAVTTSAYVPGAVNGVLLGRDRYLAPRQWGPVIGGKDIFTEAVGTAYRRAGLKVSYIDDWYTYHLGMGEVHCGTNTLRDASASWWAAPRG; from the coding sequence GTGCGCTCACGTACGCGCATACACCCCGCGCCGGTCCGGCGCGCCGTCCTCGCCGTCGCGGCGGCGGGATCGGTGCTGGCGACCCCGCTGACCCCGGCCTTCGCCGCCCCTCCCGCTCCCGCGCCCGATCTGCGCGCGGACGTGAACCGCGACGGACGCGTCGACGTCAAGGGCGGCACGGACACGGCGGGTGAGGACACCTGGACCGTCGGCCGCGGCGCGGTCACCCTGCCCAACCTCGACGACGACACCAGGCGCTGCCCGGTGACCGGCCCGGACGGCGGACCGCTGTCCGACGCGAAGCTGGCCGCCTGCAAGGACGCCTCGGACACCAAGGTGAACGGCACCGCCGACGCGGCCGACCTCGCGCGCGTCCGCTCCGTCCCGATGCCCGGCGTGCCGGCGGACGCCAAGGGCAGTGTGCGGGTGACCGCGGGCGCCCGGCACACGCACGTCTTCGTCAAGCGTTCCGGCGCGTGGGTCCTGGTCACCTCCGCCACCCGGCTGACCGCGGCGGAACTGCGCTCCGGGGTGGAGTTCGGCGTCGAGGCCACCGATGTGATCCGGGACCGCGCCCAGTGGGACGGCCGGACGGTGATCCGGCTGTCGGTGACCTCCGGCGGCCGCACCACCTCCGATTCGGTCACCCTGCGCGTCGCCCCGCTCCTCACCCACCACCACCTGCAGAACACCCAGCAGGTGATGGTCACCAAGGTGCGCGGCGCGGGCGAGTACGGCCGGCTCCAGCGCGAGTTCGTCTCCGGCCTGGCCAAGGAGGTCAAGGCGGCCGGCATCACCAGGCCGCTGGTGACCTTCGAGAAGTACGGGGACCCCTGGGCGCAGGACTTCGTCGAGCCCGCCTACGTCAGCATGACCGGGCCCGGCGGGAAGCGGCACGTGATGCGGGTGCTGCTGCGCTCCGCCCAGCTCGACCGCGAGGCGGGCCGGGAGCTGTTCGAGAAGGTGCGCGGCCGGGACGTCGGTGTCGTGCAGGTCACGGACCGGACCCGGCCCGACGACTGGTCGCTGAACTCCATGGGCAACCTGGAGACCGTCCCGCCGTACGCGCACGGCGGGCGCTCGTACCCGGCCGGGCGGATCATCATGGGGTGGCGCAAGGACAGCGGTGAGAAGCCGTCGCCGGCCATGCGCACCCTGCTGCGGTCCCAGGGGCTCCAGGACCCGTTGCTGCTGGACACCTCGTGGCTCGGCGTCGGGCACGTCGACGAGTTCGTGCAGTTCCTGCCCGCCGCCACACCGCGCGGCTGGCGGATCGGGGTCGCCGACCCGCTGGCCGGGCTGCGGCTGCTGCGGGACGCCCAGCGGGACGGCCACGGCGCCACCAGGATGTTCTCCGTCCCCGGCCTGGCGGGCCTGCCGGCCCCGAAGGAGACCATCGACCAGGCGCTGGCCGCGCGGCACTTCGTCGCCGACAACACCATGGCGGCCGAGCGGATCGCGGCCAACCTGGAGATCCTCAAGCGGGAGACGGGGGTCACCGACGCGGAGATCGTCCGGGTGCCGGCCCTCTACACCCGCGAGGCGGAGACCCGGGCCGCCGACGGCACGGAGGTCCCCCTGCCGCGGCTGACCCGGCTGGGCGGCTCCCCGCTCGCGGACACGTTCCAGGACCACGGCCAGCAGAAGTGGCTCGCCCCGGACGGCGACCGCGCCACCGGCCGGGCCCGGGCGGCGGTCACGACCAGCGCGTACGTCCCGGGCGCGGTCAACGGCGTGCTCCTCGGCCGTGACCGCTACCTCGCCCCGCGCCAGTGGGGTCCCGTCATCGGCGGCAAGGACATCTTCACCGAGGCGGTGGGCACCGCCTACCGGCGGGCCGGCCTGAAGGTCTCCTACATCGACGACTGGTACACGTACCACCTCGGCATGGGCGAGGTGCACTGCGGCACCAACACCCTGCGCGACGCCTCGGCCTCCTGGTGGGCCGCACCCAGGGGCTGA